The DNA window TTGCGAGGACTGCACGGCACTAAACCTTCGGACATCCCGACATATCGTGCGCAGTCCGTGGCAATCTAAGAGATTTCGTGTGCCGGAAAGATTTTAGACTGCTTCGTCAGCCGCTGACGTGATTGGTAGTTTGACACTGCTCGTTGCGGCTTCCTCGCAATGACAGATTGGAGAGTCAGACTACATGGGGCATTCGTACGGGTGAAGGCGGGCGAGGCATGCCTCGCCCCTACGGGGAGGTTGTGCAAAAAAAAGCCGCTGGTGTTCAGCGGCTTTTGTCTTCAAGTTTTCGTCTTGGGATTATCCTTCGACGTACACTTTCTTCATGACTGCAACGCGGCCCGGATTGTCGTTGCCGTCGCGCTTGAGGCCTGCGATCTTATCGAGCGCATCGAATCCGTCGGTGAGCTGTCCCCAGACCGTGTATTGACGATCGAGGAATTGTGCAGCGTCGTGGCAAATAAAGAACTGGCTCGAGGCCGAGTTCGGGTCGCTGGTGCGAGCCATCGAGCAAACGCCGCGCTTGTGGCTGACATCGTTGAACTCCTGCTTGAGCTTATCGCCCATCGAGCCGGTGCCGTGGGTGCGAAGGTTATCGCTCTTGGAGTTCGGGTCGCCGCCCTGAATCATAAAGCCCGGGATCACGCGGTGGAACGTACAGTTATCGTACATGCCATCGGTTGCGAGCTTCACGATCTGCGCAACATGGTTCGGTGCGAGCTTGTCAAAGAGCTGGATCTTCAGTGCGCCGAAATCGGTCTCGATCACGAGCCGGCGGTCCGGCGTCGATGTGTAGTTGGCGAGTATTTCGCCGCTATAGGGTGCGGTATTGCTTGTTGCCATAATTACTCCTGTACCCACGCTTTGGTGATCAGTGCATCTTTGCCCGGGTTGACGCTACCGTCCGCCGGGTTCTGCTGGTATTTGCCGGAGTCATGGAGAGCGGTGATCTTGTCCAATACATCATAGCCTTGCACTAATTGCCCCCAGACAGTGTACTGATGGTCAAGCATCGAGGCTGTCGCATTGCAAACGAAGAACTGACTGGTCGCAGAATTCGGATCCTGAGTACGAGCCATCGAGCAGACGCCGCGAAGATGTTTGACTTCATTAAACTCTGCCTTTAGTCGATCTCCCATGCCACCCATTCCGTCGTTGCTGGGATCTGCATCCTTGGTATTCGGATCGCCGCCCTGGATCATAAAGCCGGGAATGATACGGTGGAAGTATGTTCCATCGTACATGTGATCTTTTGCGAGCTTCGTGATCTGTGCCACGTGGTTCGGTGCGACCTTGTCGAAGAGTTGGATTTTCATCGTCCCGAGGACGGTTTCAAACACCAGCAACCGCTTGGGATTCGAGCAATACTTGTCGAGCGTCGGGCCGGAATATGGCGGGTTGTCCTCAACTTTCTTCAACTGCGCCGAACAGCTCACGCTCACGAGCGAGAGAACGGCAAAAACGAAAAGTGCAAGTCTGTTCATGTAGTGGTTTCCTTGTAAACAATACGCGGACACGCCGCGCCTGAGCGTGGTTAAACGGGCAGGCTGTGGCGAAGGTTTCGGGGGAGGCTATCTCCCTACCGTAGGGTCGAGGCATGCCTCGACCGCACTCTCGGCGGAGACAATCCTTGGTTCTGCCACCATCCCAAACAGTGTCATTGCGAGGACTGCGCGGCACTAATCCTTAGGCCATCCCGACTGCCCAGCGCAGTCCGTGGCAATCTAAGAGATTTCGTACGCTCGAAAGATTTTAGATTGCTTCGTCAGCCGCTGAAGTGAGTGGTGGTCCGACAGTGCTCGTTGCGGCTTCCTCGCAATGACATCTTGATGAGTCTGACTGCATGGGGCATTCGTACGGGTGAAGGCGGGCGAGGCGTGCCTCGCCCCTACGGGGTTCCAGGGCTCCGTGGTGGCTTAACTTATCTCCCCTCTTCGGCGTTTAATACGTCCGCTTAATCCGTAGCATTCAATCGTGGCAAAACCTCAGGCAACGGGCGCTCAGACGCTCGAAAAGATCGTATCGCTGGCAAAGCGCCGCGGCTTCATTTTCCAGTCGTCCGAGATCTACGGCGGCCTCAACGGCTGCTGGGATTACGGCCCGCTCGGCGTTGAATTGCTGCGTAACCTCAAAGAGGCGTGGTGGCGCTCGATGACCAATCGCGACGAGATCGAAGGGCTCGACGCCTCGATCCTCATGCATCCGCGCGTCTGGGAAGCCTCCGGCCACGTCCAGCACTTTTCGGACCCGATGGTGGACTGCAAGTCCTGCAAGGCCCGCTTCCGCCTCGACCACCTCTTCGCCGACATGTCCGAGAAGAAAGTGCAGGCGATCGCAAAGCACCTGACCATCGAGCATCGCGACCACACGAAGGACGAGCTCGCGGAGTACATCTTTGCCCAGCTCGATGCGAACCCGGCGCTCTTCGAACAGCTCGTCGAAGAAGAGCTCATCGTCTGCCCGAATTGCGGTACGAAGAAGTCGCTGACTGCTCCGCGCAACTTCAACCTGATGTTCGAGACCTACATCGGACCGGTGAAGGATGCAGCGAACGTCGTGTATCTGCGTCCCGAGACGGCACAGGGCATCTTCGTGAACATGCTCAACGTGATGCAGTCATCGCGTCAGAAGCTGCCGTTCGGCATCGCCCAGATCGGCAAAGCATTCCGAAACGAGATTAATACGAAGAACTTCCTTTTCCGTACGCGCGAGTTCGAGCAGATGGAAATGCAGTTTTTCGTCAAGGACGGCACCGACGATCAGTTCTTCGAGCAGTGGCGCGAGCAGCGGTTCAACTGGTGGATCGCGCTCGGTATGCCGAAAGACAAGTTGAAGCTCAAGCCGCATGAGAAGCTTGCGCACTATGCGAAGGCGGCGGTTGACATCGAGTTCGAATTCCCGTTCGGCTTCGGCGAGATCGAAGGCATCCACAACCGTACGAACTTCGATCTGTCGCGCCACGAAGAGTTCAGCGGCAAGTCGCTCTCGGTGCATGACGAAGAGACGAAGGAGAAGAAAGTCCCGTTCGTGATCGAAACGTCAGCCGGCGCCAGCCGTGGCTTCATGGCATTCCTCTGCAATGCGTACAACGAAGAAGAGGTCGGCGGTGAACAGCGTGTCGTGATGCGCTTACATCCGTTCCTCGCTCCGATCAAAGCAGCTATCCTACCGCTCGTCAACAAGGACGGGATGCCCGAGATCGCTGAGAAGCTCACGAAAGACCTGCAGCGCGCGATGAAAGTGTTCTACGACGATAGCGGAGCCGTCGGCCGCCGCTACCGCCGCCAGGACGAAGTCGGCACCCCGTTCGGTGTAACCATCGACTCGGATACGCTGCAAGACCAGACAGTCACTATCCGCGAACGTGATTCGATGGAGCAGATCAGACTCCCCATTGAGAAGGTAAAGAGCTATCTGCTCGAGAAGATCGAATGTCCGGTGTGAGAGTAACGAGTTGAAAGTAACGAGTAACGAGTATTGTTATCATGCCTGTCAAGAATTTTGAAGACTTGGTCTGTTGGCAGAAGGCGCGGACACTATGCAACGCCGTCTACGACTTCACCGAGAGTTCTAAATTCAAGAAAGACTACCGGCTATGCGACCAGATCGAAGCTGCGGCAGTCTCAGTTATGTCGAACATAGCGGAAGGGTTCGAGCGGGCGAGACGCAATGAGTTTATACAATTCTTGCAAATAGCAAAAGGCTCTTGCGGCGAAGTCCGATCTCAGTTATATGTGGCGTTAGATCGTGGGTACATCACTGAGGAGCAGTTTGAGGCAACGCGTAACCAAGCCATTGAAGTAAGCAGAATGATAGGCGGTCTTCGGGCCAAACTACTTCGTGATCGCCATAACGAAAAGGCATGATACCCCACTCGTTACTCGTTACTTTTAACTCGTTACTACAGGCATGAATCCGAACAGAGCTCTCGGCCTCGCAATCCTAATCGTCCTGTTCGTAGGGCCGGTGGCAGGACTTGTCTTTCGTATTCCGTTCGGATACACGATGTCCTTCATGGCCGGAGCAGTCGCGATTTGGTATGGCATCGCGAAGCTACGCTGGGAGCGCAAACAGGATGAGCGCAGACGACGAGCAGTGGAGGCGTATATAGACCGGCAACTTCTCGAACAAGAAGAAGAACGCAAACACGGTGCCGAGTAGAAATTAGAATCCGAAGTCGTCTTCCTTCACGCCGGCCACGCGTTTGAGCGCCCGAACTTCCCGTTGCGTCAGTGGCCGACTTTCACCTCGTTTCATTCCCTGATGGGTGATCCCTGCAAACGAAACGCGGTCGAGTTTCTCGACTTCATACCCATGCGTCTCGAAGAGGCGTCGGACTTCATGGTACTTCCCTTCTCGCAACGTGATCATCACGTCGCGCTGATCGCGCGTTGAGAGATCGAGCTCTACCTTCGACGTCACGTTTCCGCGACCGATATTGACGCCACCGCCAGCGATGCGCTCGGCATCGCTTCGTGCGAGCGGCTTGTTGAGATAGGCGTGGTAGATACGAGGGATCTCGTATCGTGGGTGCGTCAACTTTGCCGTCAGGTCGCCGTCGTTGGTCAGGAGCAGTACGCCGGTTGTGTTGCGATCGAGACGACCCACCGGATACAGACGTTCGTGTGAATGCACGAGGTCCATCACCGTCTTGCGGTCTTTCTCGTCCTTGACGGTGGTGATGTAATCCTTCGGCTTGTTCAGGAGGATGTATAAATGTTTTTCACGCAACGAGACGGTCGCACCGTCAACGACGATCTTGTCTTGATACGGATGTACCTGGACCCCAAGCTCTGTAATCACCTTGCCGTTGACGCGAACTTTCCCGAGCGTGATCAGCTCGTCGGCTTTGCGACGCGAGGTGACTCCGCTCGAGGCGATGAAGCGGTTGAGCCTCATCGTCGCGACCGCAG is part of the Bacteroidota bacterium genome and encodes:
- a CDS encoding peptidylprolyl isomerase translates to MATSNTAPYSGEILANYTSTPDRRLVIETDFGALKIQLFDKLAPNHVAQIVKLATDGMYDNCTFHRVIPGFMIQGGDPNSKSDNLRTHGTGSMGDKLKQEFNDVSHKRGVCSMARTSDPNSASSQFFICHDAAQFLDRQYTVWGQLTDGFDALDKIAGLKRDGNDNPGRVAVMKKVYVEG
- a CDS encoding peptidylprolyl isomerase — translated: MNRLALFVFAVLSLVSVSCSAQLKKVEDNPPYSGPTLDKYCSNPKRLLVFETVLGTMKIQLFDKVAPNHVAQITKLAKDHMYDGTYFHRIIPGFMIQGGDPNTKDADPSNDGMGGMGDRLKAEFNEVKHLRGVCSMARTQDPNSATSQFFVCNATASMLDHQYTVWGQLVQGYDVLDKITALHDSGKYQQNPADGSVNPGKDALITKAWVQE
- a CDS encoding glycine--tRNA ligase, with amino-acid sequence MAKPQATGAQTLEKIVSLAKRRGFIFQSSEIYGGLNGCWDYGPLGVELLRNLKEAWWRSMTNRDEIEGLDASILMHPRVWEASGHVQHFSDPMVDCKSCKARFRLDHLFADMSEKKVQAIAKHLTIEHRDHTKDELAEYIFAQLDANPALFEQLVEEELIVCPNCGTKKSLTAPRNFNLMFETYIGPVKDAANVVYLRPETAQGIFVNMLNVMQSSRQKLPFGIAQIGKAFRNEINTKNFLFRTREFEQMEMQFFVKDGTDDQFFEQWREQRFNWWIALGMPKDKLKLKPHEKLAHYAKAAVDIEFEFPFGFGEIEGIHNRTNFDLSRHEEFSGKSLSVHDEETKEKKVPFVIETSAGASRGFMAFLCNAYNEEEVGGEQRVVMRLHPFLAPIKAAILPLVNKDGMPEIAEKLTKDLQRAMKVFYDDSGAVGRRYRRQDEVGTPFGVTIDSDTLQDQTVTIRERDSMEQIRLPIEKVKSYLLEKIECPV
- a CDS encoding four helix bundle protein, whose translation is MPVKNFEDLVCWQKARTLCNAVYDFTESSKFKKDYRLCDQIEAAAVSVMSNIAEGFERARRNEFIQFLQIAKGSCGEVRSQLYVALDRGYITEEQFEATRNQAIEVSRMIGGLRAKLLRDRHNEKA
- a CDS encoding rRNA pseudouridine synthase, whose translation is MTRSSPSAKKKQAPKRSTTKPSPRGQKKRLQMPAPKPRLAKRTQRPRSESAVATMRLNRFIASSGVTSRRKADELITLGKVRVNGKVITELGVQVHPYQDKIVVDGATVSLREKHLYILLNKPKDYITTVKDEKDRKTVMDLVHSHERLYPVGRLDRNTTGVLLLTNDGDLTAKLTHPRYEIPRIYHAYLNKPLARSDAERIAGGGVNIGRGNVTSKVELDLSTRDQRDVMITLREGKYHEVRRLFETHGYEVEKLDRVSFAGITHQGMKRGESRPLTQREVRALKRVAGVKEDDFGF